A genomic stretch from Candidatus Paceibacterota bacterium includes:
- a CDS encoding pyrophosphatase codes for MDKTQLTELVERAKKVQAQYKVEYPDVKMDRDYIPFKITEEWGECMQVYLMLTDRGRQKGKTKAEIQEMLSHEFADVFAYLLLFADSEGIDPVKALNEKWFSYLEKKGM; via the coding sequence ATGGATAAAACACAGCTTACGGAATTAGTTGAGAGGGCAAAGAAAGTACAAGCACAGTACAAAGTAGAATATCCTGATGTGAAAATGGATCGGGATTATATTCCGTTTAAAATCACCGAAGAGTGGGGAGAGTGCATGCAGGTATACTTAATGCTCACCGACCGCGGTCGCCAGAAGGGAAAGACGAAAGCAGAGATTCAGGAGATGCTTTCGCACGAGTTTGCGGATGTTTTTGCATACCTTCTCCTTTTTGCCGACAGTGAGGGAATTGACCCGGTCAAGGCACTCAACGAAAAGTGGTTCTCCTATCTCGAGAAGAAGGGGATGTAG
- a CDS encoding NUDIX domain-containing protein, with protein MKETNKEPIRFAVIAADTVVFTYNDGKLLVRLTKVDRPPFFVDTKGLPGGLINPSETAEDASRRHVEDKAGIAASKLYAEQLYTFSRVDRDPRGRVVAVAYLALVPWEKLSKEEQSNSATAWWSPVVSAKKLAYDHNEVLSFATKRLRSRITYTTVLAKLLPREFTLTEFENMYGAILSANLDKRNFRKKVLKLGIVSPVTGKFTGGRFRPAQLYKFISTDVKEIEVI; from the coding sequence GTGAAAGAAACTAATAAAGAACCGATCCGCTTTGCGGTCATTGCAGCAGATACTGTCGTATTTACTTATAACGATGGCAAACTTCTGGTGCGCCTAACTAAGGTTGATCGCCCGCCTTTTTTTGTAGATACAAAGGGGCTTCCTGGAGGGCTTATCAATCCCTCCGAAACCGCAGAGGATGCGTCTCGCCGTCATGTTGAAGACAAGGCAGGGATTGCGGCATCAAAACTCTATGCTGAGCAGCTCTATACATTTAGCCGAGTTGATCGTGATCCACGCGGGCGTGTGGTTGCGGTTGCCTATCTTGCGCTGGTGCCATGGGAGAAACTTTCAAAAGAAGAGCAGTCTAACTCTGCTACTGCATGGTGGTCTCCTGTGGTATCAGCGAAAAAACTTGCATATGATCACAACGAGGTACTTTCATTTGCCACAAAGCGTCTTCGCTCACGAATTACCTATACGACTGTTTTGGCGAAATTGCTTCCGAGAGAGTTCACCCTTACGGAATTTGAAAATATGTACGGAGCTATATTGAGCGCGAATTTGGATAAGCGAAACTTTCGTAAGAAAGTTCTTAAACTGGGAATAGTTTCTCCAGTTACGGGGAAGTTTACCGGGGGAAGATTTCGACCGGCGCAGCTTTACAAGTTTATTTCTACGGATGTTAAAGAAATAGAAGTAATTTAA
- a CDS encoding NUDIX domain-containing protein, with protein sequence MKEKAAPGPVGVIVARFQVSQLHAGHMHLISHVRERHEDVLIVLGVRRGVRTRRDPLTFAERLVMLEQSFPDQKFTVVPLEDHPFSSVMWSQSLDALIQRTFPGRSAILYGARDSFIPHYTTGVYATQEVRVLFPNSGTLARKSLEFPNTADARAAIIYEMEHRPPFMYATSDLAIVDVAQRRVLLIGKKCHGGKLSFPGGHAEKTDLAAVRVAIREGQEEVLGVSTGFPRYIDTITIDDPRYKDTPDGVMTTFYMSAYLGGNPQPGDDADSVHWVAYEDLLEVLTPWHRPLGELLLHQLGH encoded by the coding sequence ATGAAAGAGAAAGCAGCACCCGGTCCCGTTGGGGTCATCGTTGCACGGTTTCAAGTAAGTCAGCTTCACGCAGGGCACATGCACCTCATTTCGCATGTGCGTGAGCGCCACGAAGATGTTCTGATCGTGCTTGGTGTTCGCCGCGGCGTTCGCACAAGGCGAGATCCGCTCACGTTCGCAGAACGTCTGGTCATGCTCGAGCAATCGTTTCCTGACCAGAAATTTACGGTTGTTCCGCTTGAGGACCACCCGTTCTCTAGTGTGATGTGGTCGCAAAGCCTGGACGCATTAATCCAGAGAACATTCCCCGGACGATCTGCGATCCTCTACGGTGCGCGAGATAGTTTCATCCCACACTACACGACTGGCGTGTATGCGACGCAGGAAGTCAGAGTTCTTTTTCCCAACAGTGGAACACTTGCACGCAAGTCACTTGAGTTTCCGAATACTGCCGATGCTCGCGCGGCGATCATTTACGAGATGGAGCATCGTCCGCCGTTTATGTATGCTACCAGCGATCTAGCAATCGTGGATGTAGCGCAGCGGCGTGTGCTCCTGATTGGCAAGAAATGCCATGGCGGGAAACTTTCGTTTCCTGGCGGTCATGCTGAAAAAACTGACCTAGCGGCAGTAAGAGTTGCCATCCGCGAAGGTCAGGAGGAAGTGCTTGGTGTTAGTACCGGCTTTCCTAGGTATATCGATACGATTACAATTGACGATCCGCGATACAAGGATACTCCCGACGGCGTGATGACCACGTTTTACATGTCTGCATATCTCGGGGGCAACCCACAGCCCGGTGATGATGCAGACTCGGTTCACTGGGTCGCATACGAAGACCTGTTGGAAGTTCTCACCCCATGGCATCGTCCACTAGGGGAGTTGCTACTCCACCAGCTCGGCCATTAA
- a CDS encoding protein phosphatase 2C domain-containing protein, translating to MNVHADSFFSIGRAHVMNGKPCQDYAMTEVSGDGKFAFAVVSDGCSSGRNTDIGSRLLVLATAQTVREYWDSGEDVTLFSTIDALAKRQARLREARLLLGLVQDDMLATSMFACVSPYCGLVRVQGDGVVALKYRDGSIAMTRYEWPGNAPFYPAREEEDMEVFLQSHGGDAQAKVVRACSWTMDPTGVLARVSNELLSIDAGIRGFQTFFSVADEIEFVAIFSDGVAQVSNIDWKDAVRSFLDFKTTIGPFAKKRMNAGIKESTAVGKGPIDDISYAVIHIINDEAEGGVS from the coding sequence ATGAACGTGCACGCTGATAGTTTTTTCAGCATCGGTAGAGCGCATGTAATGAACGGCAAACCCTGCCAGGATTATGCGATGACAGAGGTCTCGGGCGATGGCAAATTTGCATTTGCTGTTGTATCCGACGGATGCTCTTCCGGTAGAAATACTGACATTGGTTCGCGCCTGCTTGTACTCGCAACTGCGCAAACAGTTCGTGAATACTGGGATAGTGGTGAAGATGTCACCTTATTCTCGACAATCGATGCGCTTGCAAAACGGCAAGCTCGTCTGCGCGAAGCGCGGCTACTGCTTGGGCTGGTCCAAGACGACATGCTCGCAACGAGTATGTTCGCCTGTGTCTCTCCATACTGTGGGCTCGTTCGTGTTCAAGGTGATGGTGTCGTTGCGCTGAAATATCGCGACGGTAGTATTGCAATGACACGATATGAATGGCCCGGTAACGCACCGTTTTATCCTGCGCGTGAGGAAGAAGACATGGAGGTTTTTCTCCAATCTCACGGAGGTGATGCTCAGGCAAAAGTCGTTCGTGCGTGTTCGTGGACAATGGACCCTACAGGTGTTCTCGCGAGGGTATCGAACGAACTTCTCAGCATCGATGCAGGTATTCGAGGGTTTCAAACATTCTTCAGTGTTGCTGATGAGATCGAGTTCGTCGCCATCTTTTCTGATGGTGTCGCTCAGGTCAGTAACATTGATTGGAAAGATGCGGTTCGATCGTTCCTAGACTTCAAGACAACCATCGGTCCATTCGCAAAAAAGCGGATGAACGCGGGGATCAAAGAGTCCACGGCGGTGGGTAAAGGACCCATCGATGACATTTCCTACGCCGTCATTCATATTATTAATGACGAAGCGGAAGGGGGTGTATCATGA
- the nadE gene encoding NAD(+) synthase, whose product MFSKSSMILAAAQMRPVPGDVRSNLKKILDIITHAEILGVHAVVFPELATSGYLLGDRWEHDAFVREIEQANEEIRKASAKGRGILVIWGSLRVDWDRIGEDGRVRKYNAALIASNGEWVSNGVLNGWIPKTNMPKYRIFDDARHFYSAVLLAAEKNMPLAEILKPFSVSFGAEQVSIALAVCEDLWDDEYLAKPAQIYGKGKIDLLIDISCSPWTQGKWRARERMLKARVKDSGLPILYVNAVGLQNNGKNLVWFDGSSSLVDANGEVRWRAKRHEEDLYLLNMETFSEVCTARTFWAYPPAGDIEDIYAATVQAMRSFFPSGKKVVIGLSGGIDSAVSATLLVRAIGRENVLAINMPTEFNSETTKALAQECAEALGVEYRVVPIQKLYEERLAALAPSYPDPSMLVKENIQARERGIMLAGIAACADGRFVNNGNKTEVALNYFTLYGDAAGAAAFLGDLWKGQIYALARYMNSLEKADVVPQGTIDIVPSAELSKDQNVDEGKGDPIFYEYHDELLRMFIEGRWDITTVMQRLVAGTLEQDIGCLPGTLRKYFASPLAVVENLEWAWERYNMEFKRVQLPPVFLTSRRAFGFDRRDTLADAYVPNEYLRLKEDFLNSKQEGW is encoded by the coding sequence ATGTTCTCGAAATCAAGTATGATCCTGGCGGCCGCTCAAATGCGTCCGGTACCAGGCGATGTACGAAGTAACCTGAAGAAGATACTTGATATTATCACCCATGCAGAAATCTTGGGTGTACATGCTGTTGTGTTTCCTGAGCTTGCTACGAGTGGGTACCTTCTTGGTGACCGATGGGAGCATGATGCTTTTGTCCGTGAAATCGAGCAAGCAAACGAAGAAATTCGTAAAGCGAGCGCGAAGGGTCGCGGGATCTTGGTCATCTGGGGCTCGCTCCGTGTTGATTGGGATCGTATCGGTGAAGATGGCCGCGTACGCAAGTACAACGCCGCCCTCATCGCAAGCAATGGTGAGTGGGTGTCCAATGGCGTTTTGAACGGTTGGATCCCCAAGACAAATATGCCCAAGTACCGCATCTTCGATGATGCGCGACATTTCTACTCGGCAGTGCTACTTGCTGCAGAGAAAAATATGCCGCTTGCGGAAATTCTCAAACCATTTTCGGTTTCGTTCGGTGCTGAGCAGGTATCAATCGCTCTTGCAGTCTGCGAAGATTTGTGGGACGACGAATATCTCGCGAAGCCGGCGCAGATTTACGGCAAAGGTAAAATTGATCTATTGATCGACATTTCCTGTTCACCATGGACACAAGGGAAATGGCGCGCGCGTGAGCGCATGCTCAAAGCCCGTGTCAAAGATTCTGGTTTACCGATTTTGTATGTCAACGCAGTTGGCTTGCAGAACAACGGTAAGAATCTGGTATGGTTTGACGGTAGTTCGTCATTAGTAGATGCCAATGGAGAAGTTCGCTGGCGCGCAAAAAGGCACGAGGAAGATCTCTATTTGTTAAATATGGAGACGTTCTCCGAGGTATGCACTGCTCGAACATTTTGGGCATATCCACCTGCGGGTGACATCGAAGATATCTATGCCGCTACTGTGCAGGCCATGCGGTCCTTTTTCCCTTCGGGAAAGAAGGTCGTCATTGGTTTGTCTGGCGGTATTGACTCGGCGGTTTCTGCAACGCTTCTTGTTCGAGCAATTGGAAGAGAGAATGTGCTCGCTATCAACATGCCGACTGAGTTCAATTCAGAAACAACAAAAGCTCTCGCACAAGAGTGTGCAGAGGCACTCGGTGTCGAGTATCGCGTAGTGCCAATCCAAAAACTCTATGAGGAACGTTTGGCAGCACTTGCGCCAAGCTATCCGGATCCTTCGATGCTGGTGAAGGAAAATATTCAAGCACGAGAGCGCGGGATTATGTTGGCGGGGATTGCTGCGTGTGCTGATGGCCGGTTCGTGAACAACGGGAACAAAACTGAAGTCGCGCTTAACTACTTCACGCTTTACGGCGACGCCGCCGGCGCGGCGGCGTTTCTGGGCGATCTGTGGAAAGGGCAAATCTATGCACTCGCTCGATACATGAATAGTCTGGAAAAAGCGGACGTGGTTCCTCAGGGGACCATTGACATTGTCCCGAGCGCAGAACTTTCGAAGGACCAAAACGTGGATGAAGGAAAGGGTGACCCGATCTTCTATGAATACCACGATGAGCTTCTCCGGATGTTTATCGAAGGGCGGTGGGATATTACCACGGTCATGCAGCGGCTCGTTGCAGGAACCCTGGAGCAAGACATTGGTTGTCTACCAGGAACGCTGCGCAAGTATTTTGCTTCGCCCCTAGCGGTCGTCGAAAACCTCGAATGGGCGTGGGAGAGATACAACATGGAGTTCAAGCGCGTACAGTTGCCGCCGGTATTTCTTACCTCGCGGCGTGCGTTTGGTTTCGATCGACGCGACACGCTTGCAGACGCATACGTGCCGAACGAGTACCTCCGATTGAAGGAGGATTTCCTCAATTCAAAACAGGAAGGATGGTAA
- a CDS encoding nicotinate phosphoribosyltransferase: protein MRSRLDVDFYKFTMGQFILKYYRDTQVVFKLIIRDKDIPVAAHINERELRDCLDYVMDLQFSRTDLYFLRGIDLYDKYMFKEDYLDYLRTSRLPPYQLKMEDGQIELTFSGSWVDVSPWETAALAIISELYYRSILRDVPAHELEIIYARAKDKIYSKLEKLLRHPNIRFADFGQRRRHSFLWQEWVVGLTKEMMGAQFTGTSNTWMAFHHDLPAIGTNAHELPMVATALANGDEEMRNAQYQVLKDWEAMYGQGLRIMLPDTYTSEQFFANAPAWLASWRGVRQDSGDSVSRGELYLKWFESHGADPKEKLILFSDGLDVDPMIMLDEYFHERTNPGHGWGSLFMNDFRGCHTGDELLRPFSMVCKVVEANGRPCVKLSDNPTKATGPKDEVERYKRIFGVGEQTAQAVIV from the coding sequence GTGCGCTCGCGCCTTGACGTGGACTTCTACAAGTTCACAATGGGGCAGTTCATCTTGAAGTACTACCGCGACACACAGGTTGTGTTCAAGCTGATCATCCGGGACAAGGATATCCCGGTTGCAGCGCACATAAATGAGCGAGAGCTACGTGATTGCCTCGACTATGTGATGGATCTGCAGTTCAGTCGCACCGACCTCTACTTTTTGCGTGGTATTGATCTCTACGACAAGTACATGTTCAAAGAGGACTATCTCGATTATTTGAGGACGTCCCGCTTGCCGCCATACCAATTAAAAATGGAGGATGGCCAAATTGAACTCACGTTCTCCGGTTCGTGGGTTGATGTATCGCCATGGGAAACAGCAGCGCTCGCAATTATTTCGGAGCTCTACTATCGCAGCATCTTACGCGATGTCCCTGCTCATGAGCTCGAGATCATTTATGCTCGTGCCAAGGACAAGATTTACTCCAAGCTGGAAAAACTTTTGCGTCATCCGAATATTCGCTTTGCGGATTTTGGGCAGCGCAGGCGTCATAGCTTTTTGTGGCAGGAGTGGGTTGTTGGTCTCACAAAAGAGATGATGGGTGCGCAGTTCACGGGGACGTCAAACACGTGGATGGCGTTTCATCACGATCTGCCGGCAATCGGCACCAACGCACACGAATTACCGATGGTTGCTACTGCCTTGGCAAACGGGGACGAGGAAATGCGCAACGCGCAATACCAAGTTCTGAAAGATTGGGAAGCAATGTACGGACAAGGGTTGCGCATCATGCTTCCCGACACGTACACGTCCGAACAGTTCTTTGCCAATGCTCCAGCATGGCTGGCTTCATGGCGTGGTGTCCGCCAGGATTCTGGTGACTCTGTGTCCCGAGGTGAACTGTATTTGAAATGGTTTGAAAGCCATGGCGCCGACCCGAAGGAAAAGCTGATTCTGTTTTCAGACGGTCTCGACGTTGACCCGATGATTATGCTCGATGAATATTTTCACGAGCGTACCAATCCGGGGCACGGTTGGGGCTCGCTCTTCATGAATGACTTCCGTGGTTGTCACACCGGCGATGAACTGCTTCGGCCGTTCTCGATGGTATGCAAGGTTGTCGAAGCAAACGGTCGGCCGTGCGTGAAGCTGTCCGATAACCCTACCAAGGCGACCGGACCGAAAGATGAAGTTGAGCGTTACAAACGGATTTTTGGCGTCGGAGAACAGACAGCGCAAGCAGTTATAGTCTGA
- the panD gene encoding aspartate 1-decarboxylase translates to MRFLLRSKIHRAKVTEANLNYVGSVTIDRNLVEKSGLWEGERVLITSLSSGARLETYVVMGEADSGVICMNGPAAHLIKTGEVVVIMGFELSDQPIVPQIVLVDENNKFSRFAK, encoded by the coding sequence ATGAGATTTCTTCTTCGATCTAAGATTCACCGTGCAAAAGTTACCGAGGCGAACTTGAATTATGTTGGTAGCGTAACTATTGATAGAAATTTAGTGGAGAAGTCGGGTCTTTGGGAGGGAGAGCGGGTGCTGATTACCAGTCTAAGCTCTGGGGCACGACTCGAGACGTATGTGGTCATGGGGGAGGCAGACTCTGGGGTTATTTGCATGAATGGGCCAGCTGCCCACCTTATCAAAACTGGTGAGGTCGTGGTGATCATGGGCTTTGAGCTGAGCGATCAGCCTATTGTCCCCCAGATAGTTTTGGTAGACGAAAATAATAAGTTTTCCAGATTTGCAAAATAG